From a region of the Nothobranchius furzeri strain GRZ-AD chromosome 12, NfurGRZ-RIMD1, whole genome shotgun sequence genome:
- the wu:fc17b08 gene encoding ligand-dependent corepressor isoform X3: MASPCKKQQCTIDRRGFRQELDSWKHKLLHCVGFESILEGLIGPELVEDLKVFKDFEPVSVSDWSFKENCLFCWLRRDKVKEHLIGLHKGGRDDTSKPLLVKDQLSVIRLEKQAEEFLHAVLSRKDAPNSSDPLVPIVAREVLQKMISQLAAEYISKPSSPQDSRSDSPPHSDQSLPAPLSLSGAPPTTTAATVAGPAHNQNPVLSKLLMADQDAPLDLTIKKPPSEPTEQDGVLDLSIKKNHHSNSSLPGHSPCFSPSAPKRRSLSEDGQVGLFKRSLRDGRKRENFGHSASNNPTSPLAYLLHIKEEGNLEIDPESSLNDNTRSSPTELLGKASSSSSNSKSHFGALVKLKTSSGADKHLKDIPRLLEAAGLFSKSLSTEKESLKNAFKDRAFPLSRSSSFDLKIPQVRVLATGTDSSWDFTEYSGSRCENGLGKNFCAIRPRQIQKRNSVGSNSSGSEKDYWPFSSDHQSSGPSYSMDSESDPGNKQPRKKRGRYRQYNTELLEEAILVVMGGKMSVSKAQSIYGVPHSTLEYKVKERLGTLKHPPKKKTRPISQVDEQGVSQSLEGQELPASQNVDPEDREKASEDSVAVLHD, from the exons ACTTTGAGCCAGTTTCCGTGTCTGATTGGTCATTTAAAGAAAATTGTCTTTTCTGCTGGTTGAGAAGAGATAAAGTCAAA gaacacttgattgGCTTACACAAGGGGGGGCGTGACGATACCTCCAAACCTCTCCTGGTTAAAGATCAACTCTCAGTCATCAGACTAGAGAAACAAGCTGAGGAGTTTCTCCATGCAGTTCTCAGCAGGAAAG ATGCACCAAATTCATCAGATCCACTTGTTCCAATAGTGGCTCGTGAGGTTCTTCAGAAAATGATCAGTCAGCTGGCTGCCGAATATATCTCAAAACCCAGTTCTCCTCAGGACAGTCGCTCAGACTCCCCGCCTCACTCTGACCAAAGCCTGCCTGCCCCACTCTCGTTATCAGGAGCTCCACCTACCACCACTGCTGCCACTGTGGCTGGGCCCGCACACAACCAGAACCCCGTCCTGAGCAAGCTCCTCATGGCTGACCAGGATGCTCCTCTCGACCTCACCATCAAGAAGCCCCCATCAGAACCCACCGAACAAG ATGGAGTTCTTGACTTGTCTATCAAAAAGAATCATCATAGCAACAGCAGCCTGCCCGGCCATAGTCCCTGCTTTTCTCCATCTGCACCGAAGAG GCGATCCTTGAGCGAGGACGGACAAGTCGGGCTGTTTAAGAGGAGCCTACGGGATGGGAGGAAGAGGGAGAATTTCGGCCACTCCGCCAGTAATAATCCTACCTCGCCACTTGCATACTTGCTGCACATCAAAGAGGAGGGCAATCTGGAGATCGACCCAGAGTCTTCTCTCAACGATAACACAAGGTCCAGCCCTACTGAGCTTTTAGGAAAGGCATCTTCTTCCTCCTCAAATTCCAAATCTCACTTTGGGGCTCTAGTCAAACTCAAAACCAGCAGTGGAGCTGATAAGCACCTTAAGGACATACCCAGGTTGTTGGAAGCTGCAGGACTGTTTTCTAAGTCACTTTCAACTGAGAAAGAAAGCTTGAAGAATGCATTCAAGGATCGGGCTTTTCCCCTTTCTCGTTCATCGTCTTTTGACCTCAAGATTCCTCAGGTTCGAGTTTTAGCCACAGGAACAGATTCGTCCTGGGATTTCACTGAATATTCAGGTTCACGTTGTGAGAATGGTCTTGGAAAGAACTTTTGTGCAATTCGACCCAGACAGATCCAGAAAAGGAACAGTGTGGGTTCTAATAGTTCAGGTTCAGAGAAGGATTACTGGCCTTTCTCCTCTGACCACCAAAGCTCTGGCCCTAGTTATTCTATGGATTCAGAGTCAGATCCAGGTAACAAGCAGCCAAGGAAGAAGCGGGGACGATATCGACAATACAACACCGAGCTGTTGGAAGAGGCCATTCTGGTTGTGATGGGTGGGAAAATGAGTGTGTCTAAAGCTCAATCGATCTACGGCGTCCCACACAGTACCCTGGAGTATAAAGTTAAAGAGCGTTTGGGGACCTTAAAGCACCCCCCCAAAAAGAAAACCAGGCCGATAAGTCAGGTGGATGAGCAGGGTGTTTCACAGTCTCTTGAAGGGCAGGAGCTTCCAGCGTCTCAGAACGTTGACCCCGAGGACAGGGAGAAGGCATCTGAAGATAGCGTTGCTGTTTTACACGACTGA
- the wu:fc17b08 gene encoding titin homolog isoform X1 has translation MASPCKKQQCTIDRRGFRQELDSWKHKLLHCVGFESILEGLIGPELVEDLKVFKDFEPVSVSDWSFKENCLFCWLRRDKVKEHLIGLHKGGRDDTSKPLLVKDQLSVIRLEKQAEEFLHAVLSRKDAPNSSDPLVPIVAREVLQKMISQLAAEYISKPSSPQDSRSDSPPHSDQSLPAPLSLSGAPPTTTAATVAGPAHNQNPVLSKLLMADQDAPLDLTIKKPPSEPTEQDGVLDLSIKKNHHSNSSLPGHSPCFSPSAPKSESPDFHIAKAKDLQSTSTLEQFMSKLCSHHQKQIVDAIGFLQTEVKAHASSKASNSSAAGTQGASCLNENSSRAIPDKSLPELKPPCESTPKAELQETTHSLPKSCALKKISENMVSLNSSADSALDIFCLESENNQPQAKTNSVDGDNKSTSDHAPLKMKIMANSAAAGKKLSCVLDGSLSSHSEAYENHQSNTNSSGRGATHRARLNTSVKRRSPVSLLHHARPMDIFEHPKDTPAKVFPVHVTIPSDSAPTARKTARTLSEHQIRDSLCKDMVDPDFGHRDIVFIDKPITECFHKKRRSLVPRRNARKSTRGHMYSDEIWELKTVRTLAGRGNCPNPIPQLITLVTPKQILSKPEGVPPVDMAFAGECTETVNQQMPTEESESLTPGAGDVVEIAASKADVVVEMSQTDQCEKKGQASPPSPLNLPSENKETHVDTYAESEKFTDSGITIQNAEVVEQPMCEATKDTQPEAQQVSEDNAELTIAETEVEPPENITTKEAEPQPSPDKLLSSDPLPQQTDSSSAVSQTEEGMEEDKEETIEEVQQQELQPDMQIHHDNCEDTNMLTAEGSAEEPVEKQPEIQTPEAAETLNPVETNANEDSYASKSLDAPLKKVSRKKRTKMLLPESMRENETNIVGYVNGKPVSASDRSLRHRAGNSPISLSKTMGTSSQNEPTKPDNSPDLTIGLLANNEKLEKSPPQNVPLETVDTPLVTQQLTEPSSDTSSSHSSKLPSKTPKSQRRKIVLRSKVQSNHPADQGQSAIPKRQLRSTSQKLTATPTSTPASNVITSISPPTPSTLILPPAEQLPPLLVPHSLPITTFSLNRSSESSSSKHLKQRTVSKTVEHTQSIEISEDTQNTHQAETYSEDTHSIQPAEANSEDPHVTHPTETYSEDTRSIKPAEANSEDTHSTHPAETYSDDTQIAQSDVRISEDTHSSPATEVIGEVVQKNQPVEAISQFTQNTLLAEVIPKDKAKPQIDKGSETKPRLRSSKAVTDSINSYKEQLSEDSSPLVNLCPAKTETQPESLPLRSKRVLRKNSDAGYVSLIQKKDENRSAGGDDGSPLILDKPKRMPLRSETIKIETSQQSDNLSPPENKKLSLRSQRSNTPANAFTDSPKQSSSASSVRAGPERVPKAQMRPYSVLPSLHNTGLSLVPPKQEPPKQTVNKFLQSLTGEANQNLINNMNNKYDKMLKGWVQMDKEGQPSVKNKNRSDRQAAIWKSKRRTRKSKSFEQQKYSPVQMLFMKGFDLTSICHWFLESTETKSLVIVKKVNTRLPSETQLCFHSSSVSGPSQGVFPSLQAERLKKHLKKFAIASPVKSNPKSLKLIAKALEQEANAVKGKERTELPCSMQALSKPPSSDKACPQKVESQKSSGTKNPASARILRKYSNIREKMQVQHTTVRLKGASKLLTNKKMKTLAATKSADKPQLKSSMKGQKPTILVSKKMKESAAKLERRTMLAAKSSAKYSVKKKTGKAQGVRTPRNTNRKEIPKRSSQRLGSPKISEPNSSETSKNKLTGKKQNEADKLELEKSEVNKVNSVKNQAAEPSSSSVAESKVGENAAEVPQQIVGEKAPASPDQVLTRSQRKMEAEVPPSGSLNNVSKRVKKSKSLHTATSKAVAEVDKPKLTRSGAIKRCQTSSLPRNITKGATKRAQEPKETPAKRTRTK, from the exons ACTTTGAGCCAGTTTCCGTGTCTGATTGGTCATTTAAAGAAAATTGTCTTTTCTGCTGGTTGAGAAGAGATAAAGTCAAA gaacacttgattgGCTTACACAAGGGGGGGCGTGACGATACCTCCAAACCTCTCCTGGTTAAAGATCAACTCTCAGTCATCAGACTAGAGAAACAAGCTGAGGAGTTTCTCCATGCAGTTCTCAGCAGGAAAG ATGCACCAAATTCATCAGATCCACTTGTTCCAATAGTGGCTCGTGAGGTTCTTCAGAAAATGATCAGTCAGCTGGCTGCCGAATATATCTCAAAACCCAGTTCTCCTCAGGACAGTCGCTCAGACTCCCCGCCTCACTCTGACCAAAGCCTGCCTGCCCCACTCTCGTTATCAGGAGCTCCACCTACCACCACTGCTGCCACTGTGGCTGGGCCCGCACACAACCAGAACCCCGTCCTGAGCAAGCTCCTCATGGCTGACCAGGATGCTCCTCTCGACCTCACCATCAAGAAGCCCCCATCAGAACCCACCGAACAAG ATGGAGTTCTTGACTTGTCTATCAAAAAGAATCATCATAGCAACAGCAGCCTGCCCGGCCATAGTCCCTGCTTTTCTCCATCTGCACCGAAGAG TGAGTCTCCTGACTTCCATATTGCAAAAGCAAAAGACCTGCAGTCCACCTCCACACTGGAACAGTTTATGTCCAAACTTTGTTCCCACCATCAGAAGCAGATTGTTGATGCCATAGGTTTTCTTCAAACAGAAGTCAAAGCACACGCATCCTCTAAAGCTTCAAACTCTTCTGCTGCTGGCACCCAAGGAGCATCCTGTTTAAACGAGAACTCCAGCAGAGCCATCCCAGATAAATCCCTTCCCGAGCTAAAACCTCCATGTGAATCCACTCCTAAGGCAGAACTCCAGGAAACAACTCATTCACTTCCTAAAAGCTGTGCACTGAAAAAGATATCTGAGAATATGGTGTCCTTGAACTCCTCTGCTGACTCtgctttggatattttttgtttagAGTCGGAGAATAATCAACCTCAGGCCAAAACTAATTCAGTAGATGGAGACAACAAGAGTACCAGTGATCATGCACCTCTTAAAATGAAAATCATGGCAAACAGTGCTGCTGCTGGTAAAAAGTTGTCCTGTGTGCTTGATGGCAGCTTGTCTTCACACTCTGAGGCTTATGAAAACCACCAGAGCAACACAAATTCATCCGGCAGGGGGGCGACTCACAGAGCCAGACTTAATACATCAGTGAAAAGACGCAGTCCGGTGAGTCTCCTACATCATGCTAGGCCGATGGACATTTTTGAGCACCCCAAAGATACACCAGCAAAAGTGTTTCCAGTCCATGTGACCATTCCCTCAGATTCTGCTCCTACTGCCAGGAAGACTGCCAGGACTTTGTCTGAGCATCAGATCAGGGATTCTTTATGTAAAGATATGGTTGACCCCGATTTTGGTCATCGTGACATTGTTTTTATTGACAAGCCAATCACAGAGTGTTTTCACAAAAAGCGCCGCAGTTTGGTTCCGCGCCGCAATGCTAGAAAAAGCACCAGAGGGCATATGTATTCAGATGAAATCTGGGAGTTAAAAACGGTCCGTACGTTGGCTGGAAGGGGCAACTGTCCAAATCCAATACCACAGCTGATCACATTGGTCACCCCGAAACAAATACTTTCAAAGCCTGAAGGTGTACCACCTGTTGATATGGCTTTTGCTGGAGAATGCACAGAGACAGTTAATCAGCAAATGCCCACGGAAGAGTCTGAGAGTCTAACTCCAGGAGCAGGCGATGTGGTAGAGATAGCAGCCAGTAAGGCAGACGTTGTAGTTGAAATGAGTCAGACAGATCAGTGTGAGAAGAAGGGGCAGGCCAGTCCACCATCTCCATTAAATCTCCCATCAGAGAATAAAGAAACTCACGTGGACACATACGCAGAATCGGAAAAGTTCACAGATTCAGGGATAACAATACAAAACGCAGAGGTAGTTGAACAGCCTATGTGTGAAGCAACAAAAGACACTCAACCAGAAGCACAGCAGGTCAGTGAAGACAATGCGGAGCTAACCATTGCAGAAACAGAAGTAGAACCACCAGAGAATATTACTACAAAAGAAGCTGAGCCCCAGCCTTCACCAGATAAACTCCTCAGCAGTGATCCTCTTCCTCAGCAGACTGATTCCTCTTCAGCAGTTAGTCAAACTGAAGAAGGAATGGAGGAAGATAAGGAAGAAACTATAGAAGAGGTGCAACAACAAGAACTTCAGCCAGACATGCAAATACATCATGACAATTGTGAAGATACAAACATGTTGACAGCCGAGGGTTCAGCAGAGGAGCCCGTTGAGAAACAGCCAGAGATTCAAACACCTGAAGCAGCGGAGACTTTAAATCCTGTAGAAACAAATGCTAATGAGGACAGTTATGCGTCAAAGTCACTTGATGCACCCTTAAAGAAAGTCAGTAGGAAAAAACGTACCAAGATGTTGTTACCAGAATCGATGAGAGAAAATGAAACCAACATAGTGGGTTATGTCAATGGTAAACCCGTATCGGCTTCTGACAGAAGTCTGCgccacagagcaggaaacagccctATATCACTTAGTAAAACCATGGGAACATCTAGTCAGAATGAACCTACCAAACCCGACAACTCTCCTGATCTCACTATTGGATTATTAGCTAATAATGAAAAATTGGAGAAATCTCCACCTCAGAATGTACCTTTGGAAACAGTAGATACTCCTCTAGTGACACAACAGCTGACAGAACCTTCCTCTGACACCTCATCAAGCCATTCATCTAAATTACCTTCAAAGACTCCAAAAAGTCAGCGACGAAAGATTGTTCTGAGAAGTAAAGTGCAGTCTAATCACCCTGCTGACCAGGGTCAAAGTGCCATTCCCAAACGGCAACTAAGATCAACCAGCCAGAAACTGACAGCAACTCCAACATCGACACCTGCCTCAAATGTGATCACTTCCATTTCCCCTCCAACACCCTCAACCCTTATTCTTCCTCCTGCCGAACAGCTTCCCCCTTTGCTAGTTCCTCATTCATTGCCTATTACCACATTTTCGTTAAACAGGTCATCTGAATCCTCATCGTCTAAACACCTCAAACAAAGGACTGTCTCAAAAACTGTAGAACATACACAGTCGATTGAGATCTCTGAAGATACACAAAATACTCATCAAGCTGAGACATACTCCGAAGATACACACAGTATCCAGCCAGCTGAGGCAAACTCTGAAGATCCACACGTTACTCACCCAACTGAGACATACTCTGAAGATACACGCAGTATCAAGCCAGCTGAGGCAAACTCTGAAGATACACACAGTACTCACCCAGCAGAGACATACTCTGATGATACACAAATTGCGCAATCAGATGTGAGAATCTCTGAAGATACCCACAGCTCTCCAGCGACTGAGGTAATTGGTGAAGTTGTTCAAAAGAACCAGCCAGTTGAGGCAATCTCTCAATTTACACAAAATACACTTCTAGCTGAGGTAATTCCCAAAGATAAAGCCAAACCCCAAATAGACAAAGGATCAGAAACCAAGCCCAGGCTAAGATCATCCAAGGCTGTAACAGACAGCATTAATAGTTATAAGGAACAGCTCAGTGAGGATTCATCTCCTTTAGTAAATCTGTGTCCAGCTAAGACTGAAACACAACCCGAATCTTTGCCATTAAGAAGTAAACGGGTTCTCCGTAAGAATTCAGATGCAGGCTATGTTAGTTTGATTCAGAAGAAAGATGAGAACAGATctgcaggtggagatgatggaagTCCTCTAATCTTAGACAAACCCAAAAGAATGCCTTTAAGAAGTGAGACCATTAAGATCGAAACATCCCAACAGTCTGATAATCTGTCACCACCAGAAAACAAGAAACTTTCTCTGAGATCACAAAGATCTAACACACCTGCCAATGCCTTTACGGATTCTCCAAAACAAAGTAGTTCAGCTTCTTCAGTTAGAGCAGGACCAGAGAGAGTACCTAAAGCTCAGATGAGACCCTATTCAGTCCTACCCTCTCTTCACAACACTGGCCTCTCTTTGGTACCGCCAAAGCAGGAGCCCCCCAAACAAACTGTCAACAAATTCTTACAGTCATTAACTGGAGAAGCGAACCAAAACCTAATCAACAATATGAATAACAAATATGATAAAATGCTTAAAGGTTGGGTGCAAATGGACAAAGAGGGCCAGCCATcagtgaaaaacaaaaacagatccGACAGACAGGCAGCAATATGGAAAAGCAAACGCAGGACTCGAAAATCAAAGTCCTTCGAGCAGCAGAAATACTCCCCAGTTCaaatgctgttcatgaaaggttttgATCTCACCAGTATTTGTCACTGGTTCCTTGAATCAACAGAAACCAAGTCTCTTGTTATCGTAAAGAAGGTGAACACTCGTCTTCCGTCAGAAACTCAGCTGTGCTTCCACAGCTCAAGTGTGTCAGGGCCTTCCCAGGGAGTGTTTCCAAGCCTCCAGGCGGAGCGCTTAAAGAAACATTTAAAGAAGTTTGCCATTGCTTCACCTGTAAAAAGCAATCCCAAGAGTTTGAAGCTTATTGCTAAAGCACTTGAGCAAGAGGCAAATGCAGTTAAAGGGAAGGAGAGGACAGAACTTCCTTGCAGTATGCAAGCTCTGAGCAAGCCGCCGTCCTCTGACAAAGCCTGCCCACAAAAAGTTGAATCCCAAAAATCCTCAGGAACTAAGAATCCAGCCAGTGCCAGAATCCTGAGGAAGTACTCCAACATCAGAGAGAAGATGCAGGTTCAGCACACTACAGTTAGACTGAAGGGGGCATCAAAACTgttaacaaacaaaaaaatgaaaacgCTGGCTGCGACAAAATCTGCTGATAAGCCGCAACTGAAGTCATCTATGAAAGGACAGAAACCGACCATTCTTGTTAGCAAAAAAATGAAAGAGTCTGCCGCTAAACTGGAGAGAAGGACGATGTTGGCTGCAAAAAGCTCAGCAAAGTATTCTGTCAAAAAGAAGACTGGCAAGGCTCAAGGTGTCAGAACTCCAAGAAATACAAACAGAAAAGAAATACCAAAGAGATCTTCTCAACGACTCGGGTCTCCCAAAATATCTGAACCCAACTCCTCAGAAACATCAAAAAACAAATTGACTGGTAAAAAACAGAATGAAGCGGACAAACTAGAATTAGAAAAAAGTGAAGTAAACAAAGTGAATTCTGTGAAAAATCAAGCAGCCGAACCCTCTTCGAGTTCAGTTGCCGAATCCAAAGTCGGTGAGAATGCTGCTGAAGTCCCACAGCAGATTGTGGGTGAGAAGGCCCCAGCCTCACCTGACCAGGTGCTGACTAGGTCCCAGAGAAAAATGGAGGCAGAAGTCCCCCCAAGTGGGAGTCTTAATAATGTATCAAAGAGGGTCAAAAAGTCTAAATCTTTGCATACAGCAACTTCTAAAGCAGTTGCTGAAGTGGATAAACCTAAGCTGACAAGAAGTGGAGCTATAAAGAGATGTCAGACATCTTCGCTGCCACGCAACATAACTAAGGGAGCCACTAAAAGAGCCCAGGAACCTAAGGAGACACCTGCAAAGCGCACCAggacaaaataa